The Paenibacillus uliginis N3/975 genome has a window encoding:
- a CDS encoding ABC transporter permease yields the protein MNQKRFLYLDLVGIIGAALLALICGFIIILFVSDDPLNAISAFITGPFSNAFNISTLVNKAIPLIFTGLALAVVFQTNVFSMGAEGQLYVGGFLGSLSALYIPGLPAFIHIPVILICAMVGGALFGAMAGFLKAKWNAHEVVTTLMLNYVAIILTSYFVNNVFKDPDSGGFARMPYFEKDLLLGKMSNSFPVHYGIIVALIAVVVVYLLMYKTKIGYELRLVGKNDKFARYGGIKTKHIIIISVMISGALAGLGGIVELLGVHGAYKDSFSAKLGFDGIIIALLARNHPIGVLISALFYAYLQVGGQVMQAQSDVSRELSVIIQVLLVLFVSAQVVFNYLKQRAIMKQKNQTGEKKVNTHVV from the coding sequence ATGAATCAGAAGCGCTTTCTTTACCTGGATCTTGTAGGCATCATCGGCGCAGCTCTACTAGCGTTAATATGTGGATTCATTATTATATTGTTTGTCAGTGACGATCCGCTGAATGCCATCAGCGCGTTTATAACGGGACCTTTCTCCAATGCCTTTAACATAAGTACACTGGTTAACAAAGCGATACCGCTCATATTTACGGGTCTGGCTCTTGCAGTCGTATTTCAGACGAATGTGTTCAGCATGGGAGCGGAAGGACAGCTCTACGTTGGCGGATTTCTTGGATCTTTGTCAGCGCTGTATATTCCTGGCCTTCCCGCATTCATTCATATTCCAGTCATTCTGATTTGTGCAATGGTTGGCGGAGCGCTGTTTGGAGCAATGGCTGGTTTCCTGAAGGCAAAATGGAATGCGCACGAAGTAGTTACAACGCTTATGCTGAACTATGTGGCCATTATTCTGACCTCCTATTTTGTTAATAACGTATTTAAAGACCCGGATAGTGGCGGTTTTGCCCGTATGCCTTACTTCGAGAAGGATTTGCTCCTAGGGAAAATGTCTAACTCGTTTCCGGTTCATTACGGAATTATTGTAGCTCTCATTGCCGTTGTCGTTGTGTATCTACTCATGTATAAGACGAAGATCGGATATGAGCTGCGTCTGGTCGGGAAGAATGACAAGTTCGCCCGATATGGCGGGATTAAAACGAAACATATCATTATTATCAGTGTCATGATCAGTGGAGCCTTGGCGGGACTTGGCGGTATCGTCGAGCTGCTCGGTGTTCATGGTGCGTACAAAGACAGCTTTTCGGCTAAGCTCGGTTTTGACGGTATCATTATCGCGTTGCTTGCCCGAAACCATCCGATCGGTGTGCTGATCTCGGCCTTGTTCTATGCTTATCTGCAGGTTGGCGGTCAAGTTATGCAGGCGCAGAGTGATGTGTCCCGCGAACTGTCCGTTATCATTCAGGTGCTGCTGGTACTGTTCGTATCCGCGCAAGTTGTATTCAATTACTTGAAACAAAGAGCCATCATGAAACAGAAGAATCAAACCGGCGAAAAGAAGGTGAATACTCATGTGGTCTAG
- a CDS encoding ABC transporter ATP-binding protein, which translates to MAVLLEMKDIHKIYPNGTVANRGVNLEVHEGEIHALVGENGAGKSTLMKILFGLENPTSGSIVYKGQEVHFQGPRDAIQQGLGMVHQHFMLAPSLTVSENIVLGDEPRKGMFNMFRDRKTELNNIKELITRFGLKTDPEAAVDSISVGQKQRVEILKVLYRGAKLIILDEPTAVLTPQETDELFDSIKSLVAQGYTIIFITHKLREVMEISDRITVLKAGQTIQTLLTKDTSKEEISRLMVGRDVLLRVDKQEPQLRETVLELKALSANDDKGFPMLKDVSFAIRGGEVFGIAGVEGNGQTELVEVITGMKRATGGEVLYLNKNMLGNSIGEIRNMKIGHIPEDRQTTGACLTSTIEENIILDVYRQKEFKKGPFMDRKKLKLFAQDLMKKFDVRAANEEVLAGSLSGGNLQKVVIAREIAKNPKLLIASQPTRGVDIGAIEFIHREIIKKRDEGSAVLLVSAELSEIISLSDRIGVVYNGELVAVLDNSKDLTEQEIGYYMLGIKKEEKGAAV; encoded by the coding sequence ATGGCAGTATTGCTGGAGATGAAAGATATTCATAAGATTTATCCCAATGGGACAGTAGCCAATAGGGGAGTAAACCTCGAGGTACATGAAGGCGAAATTCATGCACTGGTTGGCGAAAATGGAGCGGGCAAATCCACACTGATGAAGATTTTATTCGGTCTGGAGAATCCGACCAGCGGAAGCATCGTTTACAAAGGACAGGAAGTTCACTTTCAGGGGCCGCGTGATGCAATCCAGCAGGGGCTCGGCATGGTGCACCAGCACTTTATGCTTGCTCCCTCGCTTACGGTTTCAGAGAACATCGTTCTGGGCGATGAGCCGCGTAAAGGAATGTTTAATATGTTCCGTGACCGGAAGACGGAGCTGAACAATATCAAGGAGCTTATTACGAGATTTGGTCTCAAGACCGATCCGGAAGCGGCGGTGGACTCGATCTCTGTTGGACAGAAGCAGCGCGTTGAAATACTTAAGGTGCTGTATCGGGGAGCGAAGCTTATTATTTTGGATGAACCGACAGCCGTTCTGACTCCTCAGGAGACGGACGAGTTGTTTGATTCCATCAAATCTCTTGTGGCACAAGGCTACACTATTATTTTTATTACGCACAAGCTGCGTGAAGTTATGGAAATATCCGACCGGATTACGGTGCTAAAAGCAGGACAAACCATTCAGACATTATTGACCAAAGATACGAGCAAAGAAGAAATTTCAAGGCTAATGGTCGGGCGTGACGTGCTGCTTCGAGTGGATAAGCAGGAACCACAGCTTCGAGAAACGGTGCTGGAATTGAAAGCGCTATCCGCAAATGACGATAAAGGTTTTCCGATGCTGAAGGACGTATCCTTTGCTATTCGCGGGGGTGAAGTGTTTGGCATTGCTGGGGTTGAAGGCAATGGTCAGACTGAGCTGGTGGAAGTGATCACCGGAATGAAGCGGGCAACAGGCGGCGAGGTGCTCTATCTAAATAAGAATATGCTCGGCAACTCTATTGGCGAAATTCGCAATATGAAAATCGGCCACATTCCGGAAGACCGCCAAACCACAGGAGCTTGTCTGACTTCGACTATAGAAGAAAATATCATTTTGGACGTCTATAGACAGAAGGAGTTCAAGAAAGGCCCTTTCATGGACCGTAAGAAACTGAAATTGTTCGCACAGGATCTCATGAAGAAGTTTGACGTGCGTGCGGCGAATGAAGAAGTGCTGGCTGGCTCTCTGTCGGGTGGTAATTTGCAAAAAGTCGTTATTGCGCGGGAAATTGCAAAAAATCCAAAGCTGTTAATCGCTTCCCAGCCTACCCGGGGCGTTGATATCGGCGCCATTGAGTTCATTCACCGCGAGATCATCAAAAAACGCGATGAAGGCTCAGCTGTATTGCTCGTGTCTGCAGAGCTCTCCGAAATCATCAGCCTCAGCGACCGGATCGGCGTGGTGTACAACGGTGAGCTCGTAGCAGTGCTGGACAACAGTAAGGATCTGACGGAACAGGAAATCGGTTATTACATGCTAGGTATTAAGAAAGAAGAGAAAGGGGCGGCCGTCTGA
- a CDS encoding BMP family lipoprotein translates to MKKFGRMVLTLSLVAIMMVVAACGNDSAKPSDSNSGGGKDSGGDKMKVGYYVNATLGDKSFFDSVKRGLDEAEKALGYETKTIEGGTNQADWAAGVESMVSGKEYDVIIVGTSQMTEIVADLADRYPDQKFIFFDDKVPNKPNVYSMTYSQSEGSFLAGAFAGLVTTSTELEGANPEKTVGFVGGMDIPIVNDFKHGYEQGAKYVDPEINVVASFIGDFADAPKAKELTLAQFAQKADISYQVAAAAGLGVLEAGKEQGKYTIGVDSNQNPLYPGSVLTSMLKNLDNTTLRALEMFKDGKLPFGTVEVLGAKEGGVGLAKDDLYEKHVPQSIRDKMAEIEAKLASGEIKVESSLK, encoded by the coding sequence ATGAAAAAGTTTGGAAGAATGGTGCTTACATTAAGCCTGGTTGCAATCATGATGGTTGTGGCTGCATGCGGCAATGACAGTGCAAAGCCTAGCGATTCGAACAGCGGTGGAGGTAAGGATTCCGGCGGGGATAAAATGAAAGTGGGTTACTATGTAAACGCTACCTTGGGGGATAAATCCTTTTTTGACTCTGTAAAACGAGGTCTTGATGAAGCTGAGAAGGCGCTTGGTTATGAAACCAAAACGATTGAAGGCGGAACGAACCAAGCAGACTGGGCTGCAGGTGTTGAGTCCATGGTTTCCGGTAAGGAATATGACGTAATTATTGTAGGTACGAGCCAAATGACGGAAATTGTCGCGGATCTCGCTGATCGTTATCCGGATCAAAAGTTCATTTTCTTTGATGATAAAGTGCCTAACAAGCCTAACGTGTACTCAATGACTTATTCCCAAAGTGAAGGTTCTTTCCTGGCAGGGGCATTCGCAGGTCTGGTAACGACAAGCACTGAGCTTGAAGGCGCCAATCCGGAAAAAACGGTTGGATTCGTAGGCGGCATGGACATTCCGATCGTAAATGACTTCAAACACGGCTATGAGCAGGGTGCGAAATATGTTGATCCAGAAATTAATGTTGTGGCATCATTCATTGGTGATTTTGCCGATGCACCTAAAGCGAAAGAACTTACGCTTGCACAATTTGCTCAAAAGGCAGATATTTCTTATCAGGTAGCAGCTGCAGCTGGTCTGGGTGTTCTCGAAGCAGGTAAAGAGCAAGGTAAATACACGATTGGTGTAGACAGCAACCAGAACCCGCTGTATCCAGGAAGTGTATTGACTTCGATGTTGAAAAACCTCGATAATACAACACTGCGTGCATTGGAAATGTTTAAAGACGGCAAGCTTCCTTTCGGGACTGTTGAAGTGCTGGGTGCTAAAGAAGGCGGCGTAGGGCTGGCTAAAGATGACCTGTATGAGAAGCATGTTCCGCAATCGATCCGCGACAAAATGGCTGAAATCGAAGCAAAACTGGCTTCCGGTGAAATCAAGGTTGAATCCAGCTTGAAATAG
- the rbsK gene encoding ribokinase has protein sequence MSSDIVVVGSLNMDMVVTIDRRPERGETLLGDDFFMSPGGKGANQAYAAGRLGASVSMVGMLGDDLFADKLLDNLSGAGVTTEHIAKVEDMSSGIALITIDADGDNSIIVAPGANQQMTPERAQLMEEVISEAKLILVQLEIPLDSVHEVVEIAHKHGVPVLLDPAPAQSLPEGLLRMVDYIVPNESENSQLTGIQVKDEETAIEAGKKLLEMGVKTAVSKLGAQGVVITEASGSTFVPGYRVNAVDTTAAGDAFAGAFATALVAGKTLLEAAAFANAVGALTVTRHGAQVSMPDLKETELFVEGLSQDKVSK, from the coding sequence ATGAGCTCTGACATTGTGGTAGTTGGCAGTTTGAACATGGATATGGTCGTTACGATTGACCGCCGCCCTGAGCGAGGAGAGACGCTTCTGGGTGATGATTTCTTTATGAGTCCTGGAGGGAAGGGGGCGAACCAGGCTTATGCGGCCGGACGTCTTGGCGCTTCAGTATCCATGGTAGGCATGCTTGGTGATGACCTGTTCGCGGACAAACTTCTGGATAATTTGAGTGGTGCTGGCGTTACAACGGAACATATTGCAAAAGTCGAGGATATGTCAAGCGGGATCGCTCTGATCACCATTGACGCTGACGGAGATAACAGTATTATTGTAGCTCCGGGAGCAAATCAACAAATGACACCGGAACGCGCTCAGCTCATGGAAGAGGTCATCTCGGAAGCCAAGCTGATCCTGGTGCAGCTGGAAATTCCGCTGGATTCAGTCCATGAGGTCGTTGAAATTGCACACAAACACGGTGTACCTGTACTGCTCGATCCAGCGCCGGCCCAGTCGCTTCCGGAAGGATTGCTTAGAATGGTGGACTACATCGTCCCTAACGAAAGTGAGAACTCACAGTTGACCGGAATACAGGTCAAGGATGAAGAAACCGCAATAGAGGCTGGGAAGAAACTGCTGGAGATGGGTGTCAAAACAGCTGTTTCCAAGCTTGGAGCGCAGGGTGTTGTTATTACCGAGGCCAGCGGCTCCACCTTCGTTCCAGGTTACCGGGTAAACGCGGTGGACACGACTGCAGCCGGAGATGCTTTTGCAGGAGCCTTTGCAACAGCCCTAGTAGCCGGCAAAACGCTTCTAGAAGCAGCAGCGTTCGCCAATGCGGTTGGAGCGCTGACGGTTACCAGGCATGGAGCGCAGGTCTCTATGCCTGATCTGAAAGAGACGGAACTTTTTGTCGAGGGACTATCCCAAGATAAAGTTTCCAAATAA
- a CDS encoding LacI family DNA-binding transcriptional regulator → MKPTILDVARHANVSKASVSRVINNNPKVDKNIRERVEQAIEELGYRPSAIARNLANNTSNMIGLILPDITNPFFPLVARGIEDAAHELGYTLFICNTDNDPKIEQEYIHKMAQQQVGGIILISSIIDEGKMNDLLSLQIPFVLCDRTITQTPFDVVTIDHYRAAYEAVEHLISQGHKSICHISGPLQVQTAVTRKEGYMDAMLAAGLSPRIGVGNFSYESGVEQMNLLLNGDSYQPTALFAANDLIAFGAMNAIKARGLSIPGDIAVIGCDDIIFGQMYNPALSSISVPTYQIGATAVSLLNDRMKGERMDARQVILKHQLIYRETCIGGTRQDEL, encoded by the coding sequence ATGAAACCTACCATTCTCGATGTGGCGAGACATGCTAATGTATCGAAGGCTTCGGTATCCAGAGTTATCAATAACAATCCTAAAGTGGATAAAAATATCCGTGAACGGGTGGAGCAGGCAATTGAGGAACTGGGATACCGACCAAGTGCTATAGCAAGAAATTTGGCCAATAACACATCGAATATGATCGGGCTGATCCTGCCTGATATTACAAACCCTTTTTTTCCGCTGGTTGCCAGAGGGATCGAGGATGCAGCCCATGAGCTGGGATATACTCTGTTTATTTGCAACACGGACAATGACCCCAAGATAGAACAGGAATATATTCACAAGATGGCACAGCAGCAGGTCGGAGGAATCATTCTTATATCATCGATTATTGATGAAGGTAAAATGAATGACCTGTTGTCTCTACAAATCCCTTTTGTTCTTTGTGACCGTACGATCACTCAGACGCCGTTCGATGTGGTAACGATAGACCATTACCGTGCAGCATACGAAGCGGTGGAACATCTGATCTCGCAAGGACACAAGAGCATATGCCACATTTCAGGCCCACTTCAGGTTCAGACAGCGGTGACGCGTAAGGAAGGCTATATGGATGCCATGCTTGCTGCGGGGCTTTCCCCACGGATTGGTGTCGGTAACTTCTCCTACGAGTCTGGTGTAGAGCAGATGAACCTTCTGCTCAATGGTGATTCGTATCAGCCGACGGCACTTTTTGCAGCTAATGACCTTATCGCTTTTGGTGCAATGAATGCAATTAAAGCAAGAGGGCTGAGTATTCCGGGTGATATTGCAGTGATCGGATGTGACGATATTATTTTCGGTCAGATGTATAATCCCGCACTCAGTTCGATTTCGGTTCCTACGTATCAGATTGGTGCAACGGCCGTCAGCCTGCTGAATGATCGAATGAAGGGGGAAAGGATGGATGCCAGGCAAGTCATTCTCAAACATCAATTGATATATAGAGAAACCTGCATAGGAGGAACACGACAAGATGAGCTCTGA
- a CDS encoding protein-glutamate methylesterase/protein-glutamine glutaminase, with the protein MGSIKVLVVDDSLFMRNLIVRLMEEDDSIEVIGTARNGVEGVRMVKELRPDIVTMDVEMPEMNGMEALAHIMDELPTRVIMLSALTKEGAEITVAALQSGAVDFIPKPSISGTADLEEAKKEIISKIKAAARTPLSTLIAARRSLNHIVQRPSSPKTVEGPKEFNQIVAIGTSTGGPKALQTVLTGLPAQFPFPVLIVQHMPPKFTTSLARRLDQICRISVVEAEDNQLLQGGIAYIAPGGYHMTVVMRQGEYRIALQQKPQVNGHRPSVDVLFHSVSDLAALKRHFVLMTGMGSDGAKGMAYAKRHGAASTIAEAEETCVVFGMPRTAIKLNCVDHVLPVTVIAAKIRQLTCPSVGELI; encoded by the coding sequence ATGGGATCAATAAAAGTATTGGTTGTGGATGATTCGCTGTTTATGCGTAATCTGATTGTGCGTCTGATGGAAGAAGACGACTCCATTGAAGTGATTGGAACCGCCCGAAATGGAGTTGAAGGTGTGCGGATGGTCAAAGAGTTGCGTCCTGATATTGTGACCATGGATGTTGAAATGCCGGAAATGAACGGGATGGAAGCATTGGCCCACATCATGGATGAACTCCCAACCAGGGTCATTATGCTCAGTGCTCTGACGAAGGAAGGCGCGGAAATTACAGTCGCGGCTCTTCAGAGCGGGGCGGTAGATTTTATACCCAAGCCTTCCATATCGGGCACTGCGGATCTTGAAGAAGCCAAGAAAGAAATTATTAGCAAGATTAAGGCTGCAGCCCGGACTCCACTTTCTACGCTCATTGCTGCAAGACGGAGTCTGAATCACATAGTACAGCGGCCTTCAAGTCCAAAAACGGTGGAAGGACCGAAGGAGTTCAATCAGATTGTGGCGATTGGCACTTCTACAGGAGGACCAAAAGCGCTGCAAACCGTGCTGACTGGACTTCCTGCACAGTTCCCCTTCCCTGTTTTGATTGTGCAGCATATGCCTCCGAAATTCACAACATCGTTGGCAAGGCGGTTGGATCAGATATGCCGGATCTCCGTGGTGGAAGCTGAGGACAATCAATTACTTCAGGGAGGAATAGCTTATATCGCTCCGGGGGGATACCATATGACCGTAGTGATGAGGCAGGGTGAATACCGTATTGCTCTGCAACAGAAGCCACAAGTCAATGGGCACCGGCCATCGGTGGATGTGTTGTTCCATTCTGTGTCGGATTTGGCAGCTCTGAAACGTCACTTTGTGCTTATGACGGGCATGGGCAGCGATGGGGCCAAAGGAATGGCCTACGCGAAACGCCACGGAGCTGCATCTACGATAGCAGAGGCCGAGGAAACATGTGTTGTATTCGGCATGCCTAGGACAGCCATCAAGCTGAACTGTGTGGATCATGTGCTGCCGGTTACTGTCATTGCCGCAAAAATAAGACAGCTTACATGTCCATCCGTAGGGGAACTCATATAA
- a CDS encoding chemotaxis protein CheA, whose translation MLSEYKEVFMEELDEQLQLMDDEILKLEQESDKGDAVQSLFRAAHTLKGSSAAMGFDTMKQLTHEMEHLLDQVRSHQLTVSAPLIDLLFQSLDNLKLLKLEIMEGEENLTDISGCVYDLQHFGHVTEDMMPGPELVSEPLIKPQISMDNRLKVSECLEQQLQVNWIFLRISASCFIKGARAYVIQMSLAECGEILYTSPDLGELDEQGEEELELAFLHAGDCDVEKLYSLASGLMDVENVVVEPVQPEEIAILPVSSPTLPKELEQTESSSAVKSKPQTIRVSVERLEHLMNLVGELVIDQTRIHQVEQIQRRRFADDSVTDLAHISDHLSRVIGDLQDSVMKARMLPIEQLFNRFPRMIRDLSRDLGKDIDLLIEGKDTELDRTLIEEISDPLIHLIRNAVDHGIETPDARTAKGKSPTGKLIIRAAHEDNQVVIYVKDDGAGIDPARMKSSAISKGLLTAEEAEALSKRDAVELIFRPGFSTASVVSDVSGRGVGMDIVKSHIEKMNGLIDIETELGSGTQFKIKLPLTLAIIDGLLVKITGQTFIIPMSNIAEIVRVKAEELVTLRGQSVLLLRNQVIPVSWMHEHFKIASQEHHKSQLSLVIVGSAEKRLALVVDELIGNQEIVIKSLGSYVGKVNGIAGGTILGDGSVALIMEISALINHISEKKQ comes from the coding sequence ATGCTGTCCGAGTATAAAGAAGTTTTTATGGAGGAACTGGATGAACAGCTTCAACTAATGGATGATGAGATTTTAAAGCTGGAGCAGGAAAGCGATAAGGGCGATGCAGTGCAAAGTCTGTTTCGTGCAGCCCATACATTAAAGGGATCATCGGCAGCTATGGGATTTGATACGATGAAACAGCTAACCCACGAGATGGAACATTTGCTCGACCAGGTTAGAAGTCATCAATTGACGGTTTCAGCCCCTTTAATCGACCTGCTGTTTCAATCGCTGGATAACCTGAAACTTCTGAAGCTGGAGATCATGGAAGGTGAAGAGAACCTGACTGACATATCCGGATGTGTGTATGACCTTCAACATTTTGGACATGTCACCGAGGATATGATGCCTGGTCCTGAGTTGGTGTCAGAACCTCTTATCAAACCGCAGATCAGTATGGATAACAGGCTAAAGGTATCGGAATGTCTGGAGCAGCAGCTTCAAGTGAACTGGATTTTTTTAAGGATTTCCGCGTCCTGTTTCATCAAAGGGGCAAGAGCCTATGTCATTCAGATGAGCCTTGCGGAATGTGGAGAGATTCTATATACTTCACCGGATCTTGGAGAACTGGATGAACAGGGGGAAGAGGAACTGGAGCTGGCATTTCTTCATGCGGGCGACTGTGACGTGGAGAAGCTGTACTCCTTAGCTTCAGGGCTTATGGATGTGGAGAACGTTGTAGTTGAGCCTGTCCAGCCGGAGGAAATCGCCATTTTACCGGTTTCCTCCCCAACCCTTCCTAAGGAGCTGGAACAGACAGAGTCCTCCTCCGCTGTAAAATCCAAGCCGCAGACCATTCGAGTAAGCGTGGAGCGACTGGAGCATTTAATGAACTTGGTGGGCGAGCTTGTTATCGACCAGACCCGGATTCATCAGGTGGAGCAAATACAGAGAAGACGGTTTGCGGATGATTCTGTAACGGACCTTGCCCATATTTCCGACCATCTGTCGCGTGTTATCGGTGATCTGCAGGATAGTGTCATGAAGGCAAGAATGCTGCCAATCGAGCAGCTGTTTAATCGGTTCCCGCGCATGATCAGGGATTTGAGCCGGGATTTGGGAAAAGATATCGATCTGTTGATTGAGGGGAAAGACACCGAGCTTGATCGTACGTTAATCGAGGAGATTAGTGATCCACTCATCCATCTAATCCGTAATGCGGTGGATCATGGGATTGAAACACCAGACGCTCGGACCGCTAAAGGCAAGTCCCCCACAGGGAAGCTGATTATTCGCGCGGCACATGAGGATAATCAGGTTGTTATTTATGTGAAGGATGACGGAGCTGGAATTGATCCGGCCAGAATGAAGTCGTCGGCCATAAGCAAAGGTTTGCTGACAGCTGAAGAAGCAGAAGCTTTAAGCAAGAGGGATGCTGTGGAGCTCATATTCCGGCCGGGATTTTCAACAGCAAGCGTCGTAAGTGATGTGTCGGGACGCGGCGTGGGTATGGATATCGTGAAAAGCCATATCGAGAAAATGAACGGGCTTATCGACATTGAAACCGAGCTTGGATCGGGTACTCAGTTCAAGATTAAGCTTCCGCTCACACTTGCGATTATTGATGGGCTTCTTGTAAAGATTACCGGTCAAACCTTTATTATTCCCATGAGTAACATTGCTGAAATTGTGAGAGTTAAGGCAGAGGAGTTGGTGACCCTCCGTGGACAGTCGGTTCTACTGCTGCGTAATCAAGTAATTCCGGTATCCTGGATGCATGAACATTTTAAAATTGCAAGCCAGGAGCATCATAAAAGCCAGCTTTCCCTTGTCATTGTTGGATCGGCGGAAAAGCGTCTCGCTCTGGTCGTTGATGAACTTATTGGAAATCAGGAGATTGTCATCAAATCACTGGGATCCTATGTCGGCAAGGTGAACGGCATTGCTGGCGGTACGATTCTCGGGGACGGCAGCGTAGCCCTCATCATGGAAATATCAGCATTGATCAATCATATTAGCGAAAAAAAGCAATAA
- a CDS encoding chemotaxis protein CheW, translating into MQVTGKEQYVEFGIENEQYAIRIQDIHEIIKMQEITPIPNMREFVKGVINLRGTIVPVISLRCLFDMAETEVTKSSRIVVVHHQEEAIGIIVDYVNKVTTFSDIQLPPERVGGVNGGFFTGIGVADNGLVGILQLDEVLLHE; encoded by the coding sequence ATGCAGGTAACCGGGAAAGAGCAGTATGTTGAGTTTGGCATTGAAAATGAACAGTATGCTATCCGGATACAGGATATACACGAGATTATTAAAATGCAGGAGATTACACCCATTCCGAATATGAGGGAATTCGTTAAAGGTGTCATCAATCTGAGGGGAACCATTGTTCCGGTTATCAGTCTCCGCTGTTTATTCGATATGGCAGAGACGGAAGTCACCAAATCCAGCAGAATTGTTGTGGTTCATCATCAGGAAGAAGCGATCGGTATTATCGTGGACTATGTTAATAAGGTAACCACATTCTCCGATATCCAGCTTCCGCCGGAGCGGGTTGGAGGAGTAAACGGCGGATTTTTCACGGGTATTGGCGTAGCGGACAACGGACTGGTTGGCATTTTGCAATTGGACGAAGTTCTGCTGCATGAATAG